One genomic region from Xenopus laevis strain J_2021 chromosome 2L, Xenopus_laevis_v10.1, whole genome shotgun sequence encodes:
- the kctd4.L gene encoding BTB/POZ domain-containing protein KCTD4, which translates to MEQRINRTDKECDNKCHNSADGDPRTNCKTSLVTLNVGGYLYITQKQTLSKYPDSYLEGVVNKKIFCPIDADGHYFIDRDGLLFRHVLNFLRNGELLLPEGFQENHLLANEADFFKLKALNAAVKARWEKEQQAARETTFLEITDNHDRSQGLRIFCNAPDFISKIKARIVLVSKSRLDGFPEEFCISSNVIQFKYFIKSENGTRLVLKEDNTFVCTLETLKFEAIMMALKCGFRLLTSLDCSKGSIVQSDALHFIK; encoded by the coding sequence ATGGAGCAGAGAATCAACAGAACGGACAAAGAATGTGACAACAAATGTCACAATTCAGCAGACGGAGACCCACGTACAAACTGTAAAACATCTCTTGTCACTCTCAATGTTGGTGGCTATCTGTACATCACACAGAAACAGACTCTCTCCAAGTACCCCGACTCTTACCTTGAAGGTGTTGTGAATAAGAAAATTTTCTGCCCAATTGATGCAGATGGACATTACTTCATAGACAGAGACGGGCTACTATTCAGACATGTTCTGAACTTTTTACGCAATGGGGAGCTCTTGTTACCGGAGGGCTTCCAAGAAAACCACCTTTTAGCAAACGAAGCAGATTTTTTCAAGCTGAAGGCACTGAATGCAGCTGTGAAAGCCAGATGGGAGAAAGAGCAGCAAGCTGCAAGAGAAACCACTTTTTTGGAAATAACAGACAACCACGATCGGTCTCAGGGTCTCCGGATCTTCTGCAATGCCCCTGATTTTATCTCCAAAATCAAAGCCCGCATTGTGCTGGTTTCCAAAAGCAGGCTGGACGGATTTCCAGAGGAATTCTGCATCTCCTCAAACGTAATTCAATTTAAATATTTCATCAAATCGGAAAATGGGACGCGTCTTGTTCTGAAGGAAGACAACACCTTTGTCTGCACACTGGAAACTCTTAAGTTTGAAGCCATTATGATGGCCCTAAAGTGCGGCTTCAGACTGCTGACGAGCCTGGATTGTTCAAAAGGGTCAATTGTTCAGAGCGATGCACTTCATTTTATCAAGTAA